A region of Methyloversatilis discipulorum DNA encodes the following proteins:
- a CDS encoding SRPBCC family protein, with protein sequence MRFVSAFVMMLAASLAASFAHAHGPTRQKAFETITIKASPDAVWAKVSDFTQLQGWHPAVESSTATNGSNVGSVRTLKLKGGGELVETLESIDPAAKKFSYRAKDGGALPVTNYSSNITVKAGDGGTSVVEWRGAFYRKYMNNDPPKGEDDEAALTAVTGVYKSGLENLKKVMEK encoded by the coding sequence ATGCGTTTTGTATCGGCATTCGTCATGATGCTGGCCGCGTCGCTGGCGGCATCGTTCGCCCACGCGCACGGCCCGACCCGCCAGAAGGCGTTCGAAACCATCACCATCAAGGCCAGCCCGGATGCGGTGTGGGCCAAGGTGAGCGATTTCACCCAGCTGCAGGGCTGGCATCCGGCGGTCGAGAGCAGCACCGCCACCAACGGCAGCAACGTCGGCTCGGTGCGTACGCTGAAGCTCAAGGGCGGCGGCGAACTGGTCGAGACGCTCGAGTCCATCGACCCGGCGGCCAAGAAGTTCTCCTATCGCGCGAAGGATGGTGGCGCACTGCCGGTGACCAACTACAGCTCCAACATCACGGTGAAGGCCGGCGACGGCGGCACCTCGGTGGTCGAATGGCGCGGCGCCTTCTACCGCAAGTACATGAACAACGACCCCCCGAAGGGTGAGGACGACGAAGCCGCGCTGACCGCGGTGACCGGCGTGTACAAGAGCGGTCTGGAAAACCTGAAGAAGGTGATGGAGAAGTAA
- a CDS encoding YVTN family beta-propeller repeat protein codes for MRRFAVLLALCAAATCASAGPLAYITNQGSHEVTVVDVDASTIIARLPAGKSPAGVWVSEAAGKAFVSAPDSATITVIDLASRAVVGEMKAGRSPVGITVTPDGRRVLVADWFSHRVLVFDAASHAALGEIAVGNAPAGLVASPDSRTAYVANRDDNAVGVLDLDAMKQTAVIAVGKHPFALELSADGRTLYALNVWSDDVSVVDLTQSRTVATLPVGKAPYGIAFSDDGARAYVTNQKGDSVSVIDTAERRVIATWPSVVYPEGVAVAGTKLLVVSWMDDLVGVYDARTGQSLGSIELGRNPRGFGRFMHKPAAAR; via the coding sequence ATGAGGCGCTTCGCTGTCCTGCTGGCGCTGTGCGCCGCCGCGACCTGTGCTTCGGCCGGGCCGCTGGCCTACATCACGAACCAGGGCTCGCACGAAGTGACGGTGGTCGATGTCGATGCCTCGACCATCATCGCCCGGCTGCCAGCTGGCAAGTCGCCGGCCGGGGTCTGGGTCAGCGAGGCGGCCGGCAAGGCTTTCGTCAGCGCGCCGGACAGTGCCACGATCACGGTGATCGACCTCGCAAGCCGCGCGGTGGTCGGTGAAATGAAGGCCGGTCGCAGCCCGGTCGGCATCACCGTCACGCCGGACGGCCGTCGCGTGCTGGTGGCCGACTGGTTCTCGCACCGCGTGCTGGTGTTCGACGCGGCGAGCCACGCTGCGCTCGGCGAGATCGCGGTCGGCAATGCGCCGGCCGGGCTGGTCGCGTCGCCGGACAGCCGCACTGCCTACGTCGCCAACCGCGACGACAATGCGGTCGGTGTGCTCGACCTCGACGCGATGAAGCAGACCGCCGTCATTGCCGTCGGCAAGCATCCGTTCGCGCTCGAACTGTCGGCCGACGGCCGCACGCTGTACGCGCTGAACGTGTGGAGCGACGACGTGTCGGTGGTCGACCTCACACAGTCACGCACGGTCGCTACACTGCCGGTCGGCAAGGCGCCGTACGGCATCGCTTTCTCGGACGACGGCGCGCGCGCTTACGTGACCAACCAGAAGGGCGACAGCGTGTCGGTCATTGACACCGCTGAACGGCGCGTCATCGCGACCTGGCCTTCGGTCGTTTATCCCGAGGGCGTCGCGGTGGCCGGCACTAAACTGCTGGTCGTGAGCTGGATGGACGATCTGGTCGGCGTGTACGACGCGCGGACCGGACAGTCGCTGGGCAGCATCGAACTCGGGCGCAACCCGCGCGGATTCGGGCGCTTCATGCACAAGCCTGCGGCGGCACGTTGA
- the ilvA gene encoding threonine ammonia-lyase, biosynthetic, whose translation MQTDYLERILNAQVYDVAVETPLDAAPNLSRRIGNTVLFKREDMQPVFSFKLRGAYNKIAQLSDEARARGVICASAGNHAQGVALSAAKVGCRAVIVMPTTTPRIKVDAVAARGGEVVLAGESYDEAYAHARKLEAEQGLTFVHPFDDPDVIAGQGTIGVEILRQHPKPIDAVFCCVGGGGLIAGVAAYIKRLRPNTRIIGVEASDADAMAQSLKAGKRIQLDSVGLFADGAAVKLVGEETFRLAQQYVDEMVLVDTDAICAAIKDVFEDTRSILEPAGALAVAGAKAWAARNNVKGKTLVAVASGANMNFDRLRFVAERAEIGESREAVLAVTLPERPGAYRELVSLFGRRNITELNYRYKDASEAHAFVGVQVSGRDEAAELVRHLDANGYPALDLTDDEMAKLHVRYMVGGRSPAVGHEQVFRFEFPERPGALMKFLDSMSRDWNISLFHYRNHGADYGRVLVGMQVPPGDAEALQRFLDTLGYSWREETANPAYKLFLG comes from the coding sequence ATGCAAACCGACTACCTCGAAAGAATCCTCAACGCGCAAGTGTACGACGTCGCGGTCGAAACGCCGCTCGACGCCGCACCGAACCTGTCGCGGCGCATCGGCAACACCGTGCTGTTCAAGCGCGAGGACATGCAGCCGGTGTTCTCGTTCAAGCTGCGCGGCGCCTACAACAAGATCGCCCAGCTGTCGGACGAGGCGCGGGCGCGTGGCGTCATCTGCGCCTCGGCCGGCAACCACGCCCAGGGCGTGGCGCTGTCGGCGGCCAAGGTGGGCTGCCGTGCAGTCATCGTGATGCCGACCACGACGCCGCGCATCAAGGTCGATGCGGTCGCGGCGCGCGGCGGCGAGGTGGTGCTGGCCGGCGAGTCCTACGACGAGGCCTACGCCCACGCACGCAAGCTGGAAGCCGAACAGGGCCTCACCTTCGTGCATCCCTTCGACGATCCGGACGTGATCGCCGGCCAGGGCACGATAGGCGTCGAAATCCTGCGCCAGCATCCAAAGCCGATCGACGCCGTGTTCTGCTGCGTCGGCGGCGGCGGGCTGATCGCCGGTGTCGCGGCCTACATCAAGCGGCTGCGCCCGAACACCCGCATCATCGGCGTCGAGGCGTCGGACGCCGACGCGATGGCGCAGTCGCTGAAGGCGGGCAAGCGCATACAGCTGGACAGCGTCGGGCTGTTCGCTGACGGCGCCGCGGTCAAGCTGGTCGGCGAGGAAACCTTCCGCCTGGCGCAGCAGTACGTCGACGAAATGGTGCTGGTCGATACCGACGCCATCTGCGCCGCGATCAAGGACGTGTTCGAGGACACCCGCTCGATTCTGGAGCCGGCCGGCGCGCTGGCAGTGGCCGGTGCCAAGGCCTGGGCGGCGCGCAACAACGTCAAGGGCAAGACCCTGGTCGCCGTGGCCAGCGGTGCCAACATGAATTTCGACCGCCTGCGCTTCGTTGCCGAACGCGCCGAGATCGGCGAGTCGCGCGAAGCGGTGCTGGCGGTGACGCTGCCGGAGCGTCCGGGCGCATACCGCGAGCTGGTGTCGCTGTTCGGCCGGCGCAACATCACCGAACTGAATTACCGCTACAAGGACGCCAGCGAGGCGCACGCCTTCGTCGGTGTGCAGGTGTCGGGGCGTGACGAGGCGGCCGAACTGGTGCGTCATCTCGATGCCAACGGCTATCCGGCGCTCGACCTGACCGACGACGAAATGGCCAAACTGCACGTGCGCTACATGGTCGGCGGCCGCAGCCCGGCGGTCGGCCACGAACAGGTGTTCCGCTTCGAATTCCCGGAACGTCCGGGCGCGCTGATGAAATTCCTCGACTCGATGAGCCGCGACTGGAACATCAGCCTGTTCCACTACCGCAACCACGGCGCCGACTACGGCCGCGTGTTGGTCGGCATGCAGGTGCCGCCGGGCGATGCCGAGGCGCTGCAGCGCTTCCTCGATACGCTGGGCTATTCCTGGCGCGAGGAAACCGCGAATCCGGCATACAAGCTCTTCCTCGGATGA
- a CDS encoding YqaA family protein: MDFMPGAEASLAGLALASFLSATVLPGGSEAALLAVLATHPEQRDAALLLATAGNTAGGMVSYAMGRFIPRKELPGRLALVQKHGTTALLLSWVPLIGDALCIAAGWLRLPPLRSGVMMAIGKGARYLAIAGLMA; the protein is encoded by the coding sequence ATGGATTTCATGCCCGGCGCCGAAGCCAGCCTGGCCGGGCTGGCGCTGGCCAGCTTCCTGTCGGCCACCGTGCTGCCGGGCGGCTCGGAGGCGGCGCTGCTGGCCGTACTCGCCACCCACCCGGAACAGCGCGACGCGGCGCTGCTGCTGGCCACCGCCGGAAACACGGCTGGCGGCATGGTGAGCTATGCCATGGGCCGCTTCATCCCGCGCAAGGAACTGCCGGGCCGGCTGGCGCTGGTACAGAAGCACGGCACGACGGCGCTGCTGCTGTCCTGGGTGCCGCTGATCGGCGACGCGCTGTGCATCGCCGCCGGCTGGCTGCGCCTGCCGCCGCTGCGCAGCGGCGTCATGATGGCGATCGGCAAGGGCGCACGCTATCTCGCCATTGCCGGACTGATGGCATGA
- a CDS encoding VanZ family protein, whose protein sequence is MKTSHHATHLARHLALLWALLIAYASLHPLSDFREGGGDLLGFLSAPWPRYWTRFDVIANALGYLPLGFLLVPAASPWLRRVPALFVACLLATGLSIGLEVLQHYLPTRVPSNLDVASNALGAACGALLGARWGGMLGDGGALARWRARRIVRGHTGEFALVLLVLWWLAQIDPDTPLFGLGDLRWVFGLEAPVDFTARRYRAVEIGACICAMVSVGVIGWHSMRARSFWLLGSTFVVALAIKAGSGAVLVPAGGAWLWATPGALAGLAGGAIALRVALWLPVTLRFGAAALALLAGVALVNLAPDNPYPSAVSDAWRAGHFFNFSGLTRLASALWPYFALPYLMALQLRESRGRHAAHDHR, encoded by the coding sequence ATGAAGACCAGCCATCACGCCACCCACCTCGCCCGCCACCTCGCGCTGCTGTGGGCACTGCTGATCGCCTACGCCAGTCTGCATCCGCTGAGCGACTTCCGCGAGGGGGGCGGCGATCTGCTCGGCTTCCTGAGCGCGCCGTGGCCGCGCTACTGGACGCGTTTCGACGTGATCGCCAATGCGCTCGGCTACCTGCCGCTGGGCTTCCTGCTGGTGCCGGCCGCGTCGCCCTGGTTGCGCCGCGTGCCGGCGCTGTTCGTCGCCTGCCTGCTGGCGACCGGACTGTCCATCGGGCTGGAGGTGCTGCAGCACTATCTGCCGACCCGCGTGCCGTCCAATCTCGACGTGGCTTCGAATGCCCTGGGCGCCGCCTGCGGCGCACTGCTCGGTGCGCGCTGGGGTGGCATGCTGGGCGACGGCGGCGCGCTGGCGCGCTGGCGCGCGCGCCGCATCGTGCGCGGCCACACCGGCGAATTCGCGCTGGTGCTGCTGGTGCTGTGGTGGCTGGCGCAGATCGATCCGGACACGCCCTTGTTCGGTCTCGGCGACCTGCGCTGGGTGTTCGGCCTCGAAGCACCGGTCGATTTCACCGCGCGGCGCTACCGCGCGGTCGAGATCGGTGCCTGCATCTGCGCCATGGTGAGCGTCGGCGTGATCGGCTGGCACAGCATGCGCGCGCGCAGCTTCTGGCTGCTCGGCTCGACTTTCGTCGTCGCGCTGGCGATCAAGGCTGGCTCCGGCGCCGTGCTGGTGCCGGCCGGCGGTGCCTGGCTGTGGGCCACACCGGGCGCGCTGGCCGGGCTGGCGGGCGGCGCCATCGCGCTGCGCGTCGCGCTGTGGCTGCCGGTCACGCTGCGCTTCGGCGCAGCCGCACTGGCCCTGCTGGCCGGCGTGGCGCTGGTGAATCTGGCGCCGGACAACCCCTACCCGTCGGCGGTGTCCGATGCCTGGCGGGCCGGGCACTTTTTCAATTTCAGCGGTCTGACCCGACTGGCGTCCGCGCTGTGGCCGTATTTCGCGCTGCCTTACCTGATGGCGCTGCAACTGCGCGAAAGCCGCGGCCGCCATGCCGCCCACGATCACCGATAA
- a CDS encoding (2Fe-2S) ferredoxin domain-containing protein — translation MSHFKHHVFFCCNQRAEGEQCCAALGAAALRDYAKQRVKALGLSGEGKTRVNMAGCLDRCGEGPVMVIYPEAVWYTYVDREDIDEIIDEHLVHGRVVERLKV, via the coding sequence ATGAGCCACTTCAAGCACCACGTATTCTTCTGCTGCAACCAGCGCGCCGAAGGCGAGCAATGCTGTGCCGCGCTGGGCGCCGCCGCGCTGCGCGACTACGCGAAGCAGCGCGTCAAGGCACTGGGCCTGTCCGGCGAAGGCAAGACCCGGGTCAACATGGCCGGCTGTCTGGACCGCTGCGGCGAAGGTCCGGTCATGGTGATCTACCCGGAAGCGGTCTGGTACACCTATGTGGACCGCGAGGACATCGACGAAATCATCGACGAGCACCTGGTGCACGGCCGCGTCGTCGAACGGCTGAAGGTCTGA
- a CDS encoding alpha/beta hydrolase — MNTRIQSERTVIAGPVGGIEVLAERPDHAPRALALIGHPHPLFGGTMENKVVVTVARALRELGCVTLRSQFRGVGATEGTHDEGRGETDDQLAVIEHGLNAYGDLPVIVAGFSFGAFVATRVADRLAENGRPVAGMVLVGLAAGSVEGIRHYEPGPVRDDALVIHGERDQVVPLANVLAWAAPQNLPVAVLGDSGHFFHGKLHVLRLLIERWWRATAPAGQ, encoded by the coding sequence ATGAATACGCGCATCCAGTCGGAACGCACGGTGATCGCCGGCCCGGTCGGCGGCATCGAGGTGCTGGCCGAACGCCCTGACCACGCACCGCGCGCACTGGCGCTGATCGGCCACCCGCACCCGCTGTTCGGCGGCACCATGGAAAACAAGGTGGTGGTGACCGTCGCGCGCGCACTGCGCGAACTGGGCTGCGTCACGCTGCGCTCGCAGTTCCGCGGCGTCGGTGCGACCGAAGGCACGCACGACGAGGGCCGCGGCGAGACCGACGACCAGCTGGCCGTGATCGAACACGGTCTGAATGCCTATGGCGACCTGCCGGTCATCGTCGCCGGTTTTTCCTTCGGCGCCTTCGTCGCCACCCGCGTCGCCGACCGGCTGGCCGAGAACGGTCGCCCGGTGGCCGGCATGGTGCTGGTCGGCCTGGCCGCTGGCAGCGTCGAGGGCATACGGCATTACGAGCCGGGCCCGGTGCGCGACGACGCGCTGGTGATCCACGGCGAGCGCGACCAGGTCGTGCCGCTGGCCAATGTGCTGGCCTGGGCGGCGCCGCAGAACCTGCCGGTCGCGGTGCTCGGCGACAGCGGCCACTTCTTCCACGGCAAGTTGCACGTGCTGCGCCTGCTGATAGAACGCTGGTGGCGGGCCACCGCCCCGGCCGGACAATGA
- the cutA gene encoding divalent-cation tolerance protein CutA has product MTDVLLVLTTLPDAATAQGIARSLVEAGHAACVSIGAPVRSVYTWQGAIEEAVEVPLAIKTTVAAYDALESALRALHPYELPEIIALPVDRGLPAYLQWVGDMTTHTESR; this is encoded by the coding sequence ATGACCGACGTGCTGCTGGTGCTGACGACGCTGCCGGACGCGGCGACCGCGCAAGGCATCGCGCGCTCGCTGGTCGAGGCCGGACACGCCGCCTGTGTCAGCATCGGCGCGCCGGTCCGGTCCGTCTATACCTGGCAGGGCGCGATCGAGGAGGCGGTCGAGGTGCCGCTGGCGATCAAGACTACCGTCGCCGCCTACGACGCGCTCGAATCCGCGCTGCGTGCGCTGCATCCCTACGAACTGCCCGAAATCATTGCGCTGCCGGTGGACCGCGGTCTGCCGGCCTATCTGCAGTGGGTGGGCGACATGACGACGCATACGGAAAGCCGATGA
- the dsbD gene encoding protein-disulfide reductase DsbD, whose protein sequence is MIRTLIAALAWLALLAVAPVRAEPELLPLEQAFRLSAQVVDRNTVEVRFDIADGYYLYRDKLGFAAEQAALGTPDIPPGKMKKDEIFGDVEVHRGQLPIRLPLSASGETVTLKVASQGCADAGVCYPPSEQTVLLDPAQPGVRVWPAGLDGDSAGGGLLDRLRGRAAAATSSPATDTPAATDTTATGASQPDDGSFAAGLLRGGNLWLVAITFFGFGLALSFTPCVLPMVPILSGIIVGHGAHISRGRAFALSLAYVLGMAVTYAIAGVAAGLSGTLLSAALQNAWVLGGFALLFVVLALSMFGFYELQLPTALQSRLSDTANHRRGSYGGIVAMGALSALIVGPCVAAPLAGALLYIAQTGDAALGGLALFALALGMGAPLIAVGVASRSLLPHTGPWMEGVKRFFGVLLLATAIWIAQPVLPALVVMLAWAALLIASSIYLHALDPLPAHAKGLHKLWKGVGVIALLAGASILIGAAAGSRDPLQPLSVLRGGAAAAEAKPVFEPVRSVAELDARLGTATRPVMLDFYADWCVSCKEMERFTFADPKVATRLAGFTLLKADVTANDAEHQALLKRFGLFGPPGILFFGLDGREIDSARTVGFVPADAFAASLDRVIAASSAR, encoded by the coding sequence ATGATCCGCACCCTCATTGCCGCGCTGGCCTGGCTGGCGCTGCTGGCCGTAGCACCCGTGCGCGCCGAACCCGAACTGCTGCCGCTGGAACAGGCTTTCCGCCTGTCGGCCCAGGTGGTGGACCGCAATACGGTCGAGGTGCGCTTCGACATCGCCGACGGCTACTACCTGTACCGCGACAAGCTGGGCTTCGCCGCCGAACAGGCGGCGCTCGGCACACCCGACATCCCGCCGGGCAAGATGAAGAAGGACGAAATCTTCGGCGACGTCGAAGTGCATCGCGGCCAGTTGCCGATCCGCCTGCCGCTGAGCGCCAGCGGCGAGACGGTGACGCTGAAGGTGGCGTCGCAAGGCTGCGCCGACGCCGGCGTGTGCTATCCGCCGAGCGAACAGACGGTGCTGCTCGACCCGGCACAGCCCGGCGTACGCGTGTGGCCGGCCGGCCTCGACGGCGACAGCGCAGGCGGCGGACTGCTCGACCGGCTGCGCGGCCGCGCCGCTGCAGCCACCTCGTCGCCGGCAACCGACACTCCGGCGGCGACCGACACGACGGCGACCGGCGCTTCGCAGCCGGACGACGGCTCCTTCGCCGCCGGCCTGCTGCGCGGCGGCAATCTGTGGCTGGTCGCCATCACCTTCTTCGGCTTCGGCCTGGCATTGAGCTTCACGCCCTGCGTGCTGCCCATGGTGCCCATCCTGTCCGGCATCATCGTCGGCCACGGTGCGCACATTTCGCGCGGCCGTGCGTTTGCGCTGTCGCTGGCCTACGTGCTGGGCATGGCGGTGACCTACGCCATCGCCGGGGTGGCGGCCGGACTGTCCGGCACGCTGCTGTCGGCGGCGCTGCAGAACGCCTGGGTGCTGGGCGGCTTCGCGCTGCTGTTCGTCGTGCTCGCGCTGTCGATGTTCGGCTTCTACGAACTGCAACTGCCGACCGCGCTGCAGTCGCGCCTGTCCGACACGGCCAACCACCGGCGTGGCTCCTACGGCGGCATCGTCGCGATGGGCGCGCTGTCGGCGCTCATCGTCGGTCCCTGCGTCGCCGCCCCGCTGGCCGGTGCGCTGCTCTACATCGCGCAGACCGGCGACGCCGCGCTCGGCGGTCTGGCGCTGTTCGCACTGGCGCTGGGCATGGGTGCGCCGCTGATCGCAGTCGGCGTCGCGTCGCGCTCGCTGCTGCCGCACACCGGTCCGTGGATGGAGGGCGTCAAACGCTTCTTCGGCGTGCTGCTGCTGGCGACCGCGATCTGGATTGCACAACCCGTGTTGCCGGCGCTGGTGGTGATGCTGGCCTGGGCGGCGCTGCTGATCGCCAGCAGCATCTATCTGCACGCGCTCGACCCGCTGCCGGCGCACGCCAAGGGTTTGCACAAGCTGTGGAAGGGCGTCGGCGTGATCGCGCTGCTGGCCGGCGCCAGCATCCTGATCGGCGCCGCGGCCGGCTCGCGCGACCCGCTGCAGCCGCTGTCGGTGCTGCGCGGCGGTGCGGCGGCGGCCGAGGCGAAACCGGTGTTCGAACCGGTGCGCAGCGTGGCCGAACTGGACGCCCGTCTCGGAACCGCCACGCGCCCGGTCATGCTCGACTTCTACGCCGACTGGTGCGTCAGCTGCAAGGAAATGGAACGCTTCACCTTCGCCGACCCCAAGGTGGCAACGCGCCTTGCCGGCTTCACGCTGCTGAAGGCCGATGTCACGGCGAACGACGCCGAACATCAGGCGTTGCTGAAACGTTTCGGCCTGTTCGGACCGCCGGGCATCCTGTTCTTCGGCCTCGACGGGCGCGAGATCGACAGCGCGCGCACCGTCGGTTTCGTGCCGGCCGACGCCTTCGCCGCGAGCCTTGATCGCGTAATCGCTGCCAGCAGCGCGCGCTGA
- a CDS encoding riboflavin synthase translates to MFSGIVAAVGRITRIDPLEQGVRLTVDTAGLGLDDVALGDSIAHNGVCLTVIGIDGRNAQFDVSKETLNCTAGLDAPGEVNLEKALRLSDRLGGHLVSGHVDGVGSVRSFERVGESHELVIVAPKPLARYIARKGSITVQGVSLTVNRVADVEDGCEFSINLIPHTVQVTTLGSLKAGSRVNLEIDLIARYAERMMAAEDKQ, encoded by the coding sequence ATGTTTTCCGGCATCGTGGCCGCCGTCGGCCGCATCACCCGCATTGATCCGCTCGAACAGGGCGTCCGCCTGACCGTCGATACCGCCGGTCTCGGCCTGGACGACGTCGCGCTCGGCGACTCGATCGCCCACAACGGCGTCTGTCTGACGGTGATCGGCATCGACGGCCGCAACGCGCAGTTCGACGTATCGAAGGAAACGCTGAACTGCACCGCCGGCCTCGACGCGCCGGGCGAGGTGAACCTGGAAAAGGCGTTGCGCCTGTCCGACCGGCTGGGTGGCCATCTGGTCAGCGGCCACGTCGACGGCGTCGGCTCGGTACGCAGCTTCGAACGCGTCGGCGAATCGCACGAGCTGGTCATCGTCGCGCCCAAGCCGCTGGCCCGCTACATCGCGCGCAAGGGCTCGATCACGGTACAGGGCGTCAGCCTCACCGTGAATCGCGTGGCCGACGTCGAGGATGGCTGCGAATTTTCGATCAACCTGATTCCGCACACGGTACAGGTCACCACGCTCGGCAGCCTGAAAGCAGGCAGCCGGGTCAATCTTGAAATCGACCTCATCGCCCGCTACGCGGAGCGCATGATGGCTGCAGAGGATAAGCAATGA